The Phyllostomus discolor isolate MPI-MPIP mPhyDis1 chromosome 4, mPhyDis1.pri.v3, whole genome shotgun sequence genome window below encodes:
- the DLX2 gene encoding homeobox protein DLX-2 has translation MTGVFDSLVADMHSTQITASSTYHQHQQPPSGGGAGPGSSNVSSLHKPQESPTLPVSTATDSSYYTNQQHPAGGGGGGGSPYAHMGSYQYHASGLNNVPYSAKSGYDLGYTAAYTSYAPYGTSSSPANNEPEKEDLEPEIRIVNGKPKKVRKPRTIYSSFQLAALQRRFQKTQYLALPERAELAASLGLTQTQVKIWFQNRRSKFKKMWKSGEIPTEQHPGASSSPPCASPPVSAPASWDFGAPQRMGGGGGPGSGGSGAGSSGSSPSSAASAFLGNYPWYHQTSGSASHLQAAAPLLHPAQTPQPHHHHHHHHHSGGGAPVSAGTIF, from the exons ATGACTGGAGTCTTTGACAGTCTGGTGGCTGATATGCACTCGACCCAGATTACGGCCTCCAGCACGTACCACCAGCACCAGCAGCCCCCAAGCGGTGGTGGCGCTGGCCCGGGCAGCAGCAACGTCAGCAGCCTCCACAAGCCTCAGGAGTCGCCAACCCTCCCGGTGTCCACAGCTACCGACAGCAGCTACTACACCAACCAGCAGCACCCGgcgggcggaggcggcggcgggggctCGCCCTACGCACACATGGGTTCCTACCAATACCACGCCAGCGGCCTCAACAATGTCCCTTATTCCGCCAAGAGTGGCTACGACCTGGGATACACCGCCGCCTACACCTCCTACGCACCCTATGGGACCAGTTCGTCCCCGGCCAACAACGAACCTG AGAAAGAGGACCTCGAGCCTGAAATTCGGATAGTGAACGGGAAGCCAAAGAAAGTCCGGAAACCCCGCACCATCTACTCCAGTTTCCAGCTGGCGGCTCTTCAGCGGCGTTTCCAAAAGACCCAATACCTGGCACTGCCTGAGCGAGCCGAGCTGGCCGCGTCCCTGGGCCTCACCCAGACTCAG GTCAAAATCTGGTTCCAGAACCGCCGATCCAAGTTCAAGAAGATGTGGAAAAGCGGTGAGATCCCCACGGAGCAGCACCCTGGGGCTAGCTCCTCGCCACCCTGCGCTTCGCCGCCGGTCTCCGCGCCAGCCTCCTGGGACTTCGGCGCGCCTCAACGGatgggaggcggcggcggcccgGGCAGCGGAGGCAGTGGCGCGGGCAGCTCCGGCTCCAGCCCTAGCAGCGCGGCCTCGGCCTTCCTGGGCAACTACCCGTGGTACCACCAGACCTCCGGCTCCGCCTCACACCTGCAGGCCGCCGCGCCGCTGCTGCACCCGGCGCAGACTCCGCagccacaccaccaccaccaccaccaccaccacagcggCGGGGGCGCCCCAGTGAGCGCCGGCACGATTTTCTAA